The Paraflavitalea devenefica genome contains a region encoding:
- a CDS encoding YdcF family protein: protein MVKALLTTAMLIMACYLFAQQSAPDGHYKLVTGNNIIQAKNYYLLTLLQQDAATKKLLESDTALANIAQRKLGGLEHALKTCANNAPCYTESMKLTEQEIQAVSARLLVLYADNNALGKLVKQHLIPSGTYILFHQERPAELLRKAWEQDAMGINFAIGVYAEGRKPNYPLIDSISFNVHHPRYGSMLYSPTYVVLQECAGTRLFFLPSLRASLQFIELNERDQAADYEPMEITVNKAACDRIKMIKWTSYKYSVILVPGAGPDDPAVPLSAGGMLRCRLAAIQYHKGLAPFIMVSGGKVHPYKTKYNEAEEMKRFLIQKLQVPENAIIMEPHARHTTTNMRNAVRLMFRYGMPMDKPGLTSTEKGQSMWITSTLVERCKRELDEVPYKPGVRLSETEAEFYPLTDALHIDPTEPMDP from the coding sequence ATGGTTAAGGCGCTCCTCACAACAGCCATGTTGATCATGGCCTGTTATCTTTTTGCACAACAATCAGCTCCTGACGGACACTATAAACTGGTAACCGGTAATAATATCATACAGGCGAAGAATTATTACCTGCTTACTTTGCTGCAACAGGATGCCGCCACTAAAAAGCTGCTGGAGAGCGACACCGCATTGGCCAATATCGCCCAACGCAAGCTGGGCGGACTGGAGCATGCCCTGAAGACCTGCGCTAACAATGCCCCCTGTTATACAGAAAGTATGAAGCTCACTGAGCAGGAGATACAAGCTGTCAGCGCCCGCCTCCTTGTCTTGTATGCCGATAACAATGCGCTGGGCAAACTGGTAAAGCAACACCTGATCCCTTCCGGCACCTATATCCTTTTTCACCAGGAACGTCCTGCTGAGCTGCTGCGCAAAGCCTGGGAACAGGATGCCATGGGCATCAACTTTGCCATAGGTGTGTATGCCGAAGGCAGGAAACCCAATTACCCCCTTATTGACTCCATCAGCTTCAATGTACATCATCCGCGCTATGGCAGTATGCTGTATTCACCTACCTATGTAGTGTTGCAGGAATGCGCGGGAACACGCCTTTTCTTTCTGCCTTCGCTCAGGGCCTCCCTGCAGTTCATAGAATTGAATGAAAGAGACCAGGCGGCAGATTATGAACCCATGGAAATAACAGTGAACAAAGCTGCCTGCGACCGGATCAAGATGATCAAGTGGACCAGTTATAAATATTCGGTGATCCTGGTGCCCGGTGCAGGCCCCGATGATCCGGCTGTGCCCCTCAGCGCCGGTGGTATGTTGCGTTGTCGCCTCGCTGCCATACAATACCACAAGGGTCTGGCGCCTTTCATTATGGTGTCAGGCGGTAAAGTGCATCCCTATAAAACAAAATACAACGAGGCGGAAGAAATGAAGCGTTTCCTCATCCAGAAACTGCAGGTGCCGGAAAATGCCATCATCATGGAGCCACATGCACGGCATACCACTACCAACATGCGGAATGCGGTACGGCTCATGTTTCGCTATGGCATGCCCATGGATAAGCCAGGGCTGACCTCCACAGAAAAAGGGCAGAGTATGTGGATCACCAGCACGCTGGTGGAAAGATGTAAACGGGAGCTGGATGAAGTGCCTTACAAACCGGGCGTACGCCTCTCCGAAACCGAAGCGGAATTTTACCCGCTCACCGATGCCCTGCACATTGACCCCACCGAACCCATGGACCCGTAG
- a CDS encoding RagB/SusD family nutrient uptake outer membrane protein — MRNILVITIGLSIAGALSSCSKSFLEQDNPNAVPVDENFQTENDVALAVNGVYEGLRSSNCIGEGASLWTDDRSDDVNSTDNQSNNGEPFQFTSFSLAPINTWLQNHWTALYVPISRTNLVLSKIDSISFANEGTRTQYKAEVKFIRALMYFNLVQEFGGVPLVTERLRFDELPQHTFRDTKENVYAQIVADLKDVVASNLPNVQTEANKGRVSMQAANGLLGQVYLKMATDLSADKTTNLNNAKTYLLACYNMRGFTKLSDIPFAEVFDVTKKGTNKEIIWQIAYRQGDPNYSSRIAANNQARGETINSLFASTGAGGTLTADLRKEFEVGDLRTDFSIKFASHPSVQAYFITKFRDNSAGATNLGYGGNDWIVLRYADIILNLAEVHMLLNDDATAIQYLDMVRERAQRPLYAVMMADPVYAAKYPTLKLAILHERRIELAFEHHRWHDLLRFFTKEELVAYFKAKSQADYNNSPLANITTKDYYFPIPLNEYNLNPEKMYQNPGYN, encoded by the coding sequence ATGCGTAACATACTTGTAATAACAATAGGCTTAAGTATCGCAGGTGCATTAAGCTCCTGCAGCAAGAGCTTCCTGGAGCAGGATAATCCCAATGCGGTGCCGGTGGATGAAAACTTCCAGACAGAAAATGATGTGGCCCTGGCCGTAAATGGTGTGTATGAAGGGCTCAGAAGCTCCAACTGTATTGGAGAAGGCGCTTCCCTGTGGACCGATGACCGTTCGGATGATGTGAACAGCACCGATAACCAATCCAATAACGGCGAGCCCTTCCAGTTCACCAGCTTTTCCCTGGCGCCCATCAATACCTGGCTGCAAAATCACTGGACAGCGCTGTATGTACCCATTTCAAGGACCAACCTCGTGCTGTCAAAAATTGACTCTATTTCTTTTGCCAATGAGGGTACCAGAACGCAGTATAAGGCCGAGGTAAAGTTTATACGCGCCCTCATGTACTTCAACCTGGTACAGGAGTTTGGCGGCGTACCGCTGGTAACAGAAAGGTTAAGGTTTGATGAATTGCCCCAACATACTTTCCGGGATACGAAAGAGAATGTATATGCGCAGATCGTAGCCGACCTGAAGGATGTAGTAGCCAGCAACCTGCCCAATGTACAGACTGAAGCCAACAAGGGCCGTGTATCCATGCAGGCTGCCAATGGGTTACTGGGACAGGTGTACCTGAAGATGGCCACTGACCTGAGTGCTGATAAAACAACGAACCTGAACAATGCAAAGACTTATTTGCTGGCCTGCTACAATATGCGTGGGTTTACGAAACTGTCAGATATTCCTTTTGCCGAAGTATTTGATGTAACAAAAAAAGGCACCAACAAGGAGATCATTTGGCAGATTGCCTACAGGCAAGGCGATCCCAATTACAGCTCCAGGATTGCCGCCAATAACCAGGCGAGGGGAGAAACCATCAATTCCCTGTTTGCTTCTACCGGTGCAGGTGGTACGCTGACGGCCGATCTGCGGAAAGAGTTTGAAGTGGGTGACCTGCGTACGGATTTCTCGATCAAGTTCGCCAGCCATCCTTCGGTGCAGGCTTATTTCATTACCAAGTTCAGGGATAACAGCGCCGGCGCTACCAACCTCGGTTATGGTGGTAATGACTGGATCGTGTTGCGCTATGCCGATATCATCCTGAACCTGGCGGAAGTGCATATGCTGCTCAATGATGATGCTACCGCCATTCAATACCTCGATATGGTGCGGGAGCGGGCACAGCGTCCTTTGTATGCGGTGATGATGGCCGATCCGGTTTATGCGGCCAAATACCCCACGCTGAAACTGGCCATTTTGCATGAGCGCCGGATAGAGCTGGCTTTTGAGCACCACCGCTGGCATGATCTGCTGCGCTTCTTTACAAAGGAAGAGCTGGTGGCTTATTTCAAGGCCAAGAGCCAGGCGGATTACAACAATTCACCGCTCGCCAATATCACTACCAAAGACTATTATTTTCCTATACCCCTCAATGAATATAACCTGAACCCTGAGAAAATGTACCAGAATCCTGGCTACAATTAA
- a CDS encoding SusC/RagA family TonB-linked outer membrane protein encodes MQKKIATVIPLPKGRGVLPKLLFLLVTVLVICSNPLRAQTGTVSGTVTTENNEPLSGASVLARQSGKAVMTDAKGQFTVAITANDVLVITYAGYAAQEILVGEKTVVNVRLKEDAKMLEEVSIGYQRLRKSDLTGAVSSVKAKELTLTSPTLSQALVGKVAGVQVAQVSGAPYAGTKIRVRGIGSVNASSEPLYVVDGYPVGGNVSQGPGNGTNATTGYNPGTSGNDIFINPDDIESIEILKDAASAAIYGSRAAAGVVLITTKRGKQGKGKLNYDYMAGINQLAKKVDMLDSYEFARLFVDGRNGAYKDQVIAKGITWNDAYYSDDNAARIARLGSNPGNVTIIKALYDFPTQTVLKPQYNTDWQDELYRNALMQRHNVSFSGGNNNTRYLISGGYQDQDGILKFTYQKRINLRANIDADITPRLKVSSSMFVTDINNREVQEGRFHQGPILGALVYMPIFPVYNANGSYALGNAAIPIDGYNYAFQGIENPVALADRVKITRKGTRGTYNASASYEFFPGLSGKVNIGAQTYNEKYEYYYPTNLSSGANPPGSPAAIRAANTSAQTINMLDKLAEFTLNYKKAIGKGNLNVLAGYSAQETTNDMVSVGANGLSSDYVQEITARGADAANFYINGGTGKSVTTLVSYLARAIYTYDNKYFVTGSFRTDASSRFGPENRWGYFPSVSAGWNLSNEKFYGDWLGAGSTIKLRASWGLTGNNNIGNYNYQQPIQPMGGAVFGNTVNTAFSPGNLADPKLGWESTSQFNFGADLGLLNNRVNLMVNYYISKSYDLLFNQNVTAGSGSTKVLTNLSDADIRNRGIDAQVDVKVINTKDFSLNLSGNITHNKNEVVSLGGASTIFTAGAERSYITHATMEGQPVGMFYGLRVAGMVRQSDMANIAADNAALLPNNTFPTGYKLKGPPRSVYSSTPLNPGDLYFVDVNGDGIVNEADKQVIGSPYPDFTYGFGLSASYKQFDFMASFNGSQGNDVIDGQDYYINNMEGSGNNYAIVKNRYRSEAQPGDGKIYRASRGGTQSNSTRLSDYYLQDGSFFRCTNITLGYSLGNLAVVKKLGLSSLRVYGSVDNAFTITNYLGYNPEVDYNNGTNLAPGVDYGKYPLMRAFNLGVKMQF; translated from the coding sequence ATGCAAAAGAAAATTGCAACTGTCATCCCTTTGCCCAAAGGCAGGGGAGTGCTTCCGAAACTATTGTTCCTCCTGGTGACTGTGTTAGTCATCTGTTCAAACCCGCTACGGGCGCAAACAGGCACGGTGTCCGGTACCGTAACGACTGAAAATAATGAACCCCTGTCCGGGGCCAGTGTGCTGGCCAGGCAATCGGGGAAAGCAGTGATGACCGATGCCAAAGGGCAGTTTACTGTTGCTATTACTGCGAATGATGTGCTGGTGATCACCTATGCAGGTTATGCTGCACAGGAGATCCTGGTAGGAGAGAAGACGGTCGTGAATGTGAGACTGAAGGAAGATGCCAAAATGCTGGAAGAGGTTTCCATCGGTTACCAGCGCCTGCGCAAGAGTGATCTTACCGGCGCTGTTTCCAGTGTGAAGGCCAAAGAACTGACCCTTACTTCACCTACGCTCAGCCAGGCGCTGGTGGGAAAAGTGGCAGGCGTACAGGTGGCGCAGGTAAGTGGCGCACCTTATGCAGGCACGAAGATCAGGGTACGTGGTATTGGGTCTGTGAATGCCAGCTCTGAGCCGTTGTATGTAGTAGATGGTTATCCCGTGGGTGGTAATGTAAGCCAGGGCCCGGGCAATGGCACGAATGCCACCACTGGTTACAACCCCGGCACCTCCGGCAATGATATTTTCATCAATCCCGACGACATTGAGTCTATTGAAATATTGAAAGATGCGGCTTCTGCAGCTATCTATGGATCCCGCGCGGCTGCCGGTGTAGTGCTCATCACTACCAAACGCGGTAAACAAGGCAAGGGAAAACTTAACTACGATTATATGGCGGGCATCAACCAACTGGCCAAAAAGGTAGACATGCTGGATAGCTATGAGTTTGCCCGGTTATTTGTAGATGGCCGTAACGGCGCTTATAAAGATCAGGTGATTGCCAAAGGCATTACCTGGAATGATGCTTATTATTCTGATGACAATGCAGCCAGGATCGCCCGGCTGGGTTCCAATCCCGGTAATGTTACCATCATCAAAGCCTTGTATGATTTTCCCACCCAAACAGTATTGAAACCGCAGTACAATACCGACTGGCAGGATGAACTGTACCGCAATGCATTGATGCAGCGCCACAACGTGTCATTCTCCGGTGGCAACAACAATACCCGTTACCTGATCAGCGGCGGCTACCAGGACCAGGATGGTATCCTCAAATTCACCTACCAGAAACGCATTAACCTGCGCGCCAATATTGATGCAGATATAACACCCAGGCTGAAGGTAAGCTCCAGCATGTTTGTTACCGACATCAATAACCGCGAAGTACAGGAAGGCCGTTTCCACCAGGGACCTATCCTCGGTGCATTGGTATACATGCCTATTTTCCCGGTGTATAACGCCAATGGCTCTTATGCATTGGGCAATGCTGCTATTCCTATTGATGGTTATAACTATGCCTTCCAGGGTATTGAGAACCCAGTGGCCCTGGCCGACCGGGTGAAGATCACCCGTAAAGGTACCCGTGGCACTTACAATGCCAGTGCCTCCTATGAGTTCTTCCCCGGCCTCTCCGGTAAAGTGAACATCGGCGCACAAACCTACAATGAGAAATACGAGTACTATTATCCTACCAACCTGAGCAGTGGCGCCAATCCGCCCGGTTCACCGGCTGCTATCAGGGCAGCCAATACTTCTGCGCAAACCATCAACATGCTGGATAAGCTGGCCGAGTTCACGCTGAATTATAAAAAAGCCATCGGAAAAGGCAACCTGAATGTACTGGCCGGTTATTCGGCCCAGGAAACTACCAACGATATGGTGAGCGTAGGCGCCAATGGCCTTTCCAGTGACTATGTGCAGGAAATTACCGCCCGCGGCGCAGATGCCGCTAATTTTTATATCAACGGGGGAACCGGCAAATCGGTTACTACCCTTGTTTCTTACCTGGCGCGTGCTATCTATACCTACGATAATAAATACTTTGTTACCGGCTCTTTCCGGACTGATGCTTCTTCCCGCTTTGGTCCTGAGAATCGCTGGGGATATTTCCCTTCTGTATCAGCCGGCTGGAACCTCTCCAATGAAAAGTTCTATGGCGACTGGCTGGGCGCAGGTTCTACCATTAAGTTGCGTGCAAGCTGGGGACTTACCGGTAATAACAATATCGGTAATTACAACTACCAGCAGCCTATACAGCCTATGGGTGGCGCCGTATTTGGCAATACGGTGAATACGGCCTTTTCTCCCGGCAACCTGGCCGATCCGAAGCTGGGTTGGGAATCTACCTCCCAGTTCAACTTTGGCGCCGACCTCGGCTTGCTGAACAACCGCGTAAACCTCATGGTGAATTATTATATCAGTAAGTCGTACGATCTGCTGTTCAATCAGAATGTTACGGCCGGCTCGGGTTCTACCAAAGTGCTTACCAATCTGTCTGATGCGGATATCCGCAACAGGGGTATTGATGCGCAGGTGGATGTGAAGGTGATCAATACAAAAGACTTCAGTCTGAATTTGAGTGGTAATATTACCCACAATAAAAATGAAGTAGTGAGCCTGGGCGGCGCCAGCACCATCTTTACCGCCGGTGCCGAAAGGTCCTATATCACACACGCTACAATGGAAGGACAGCCTGTTGGCATGTTCTATGGTTTGCGCGTGGCAGGTATGGTACGCCAGTCGGACATGGCCAATATTGCTGCTGATAATGCCGCACTGCTGCCCAATAATACTTTCCCAACGGGGTATAAGCTGAAAGGGCCTCCCCGTTCTGTTTACTCCTCCACACCACTCAATCCCGGCGACCTGTATTTTGTAGATGTGAACGGTGATGGTATTGTGAATGAGGCCGACAAGCAGGTGATTGGTTCTCCCTATCCTGATTTCACTTATGGTTTCGGTTTGAGCGCCAGCTATAAGCAATTTGACTTTATGGCTTCTTTCAATGGCTCACAGGGTAATGATGTGATTGACGGGCAGGATTATTATATCAACAACATGGAAGGTTCCGGCAATAACTATGCAATTGTAAAGAACAGGTACCGTTCCGAAGCGCAGCCTGGTGACGGAAAGATCTACCGCGCCTCCCGTGGTGGTACACAAAGCAACAGTACCCGTCTCTCTGATTACTATTTGCAAGATGGTTCTTTCTTTCGCTGTACCAATATTACGCTGGGCTATAGCCTGGGCAACCTGGCCGTTGTGAAAAAACTGGGACTTAGTTCTCTAAGGGTGTATGGTAGTGTAGACAATGCGTTCACGATTACCAATTACCTGGGCTATAACCCCGAGGTAGATTATAACAATGGCACCAACCTGGCGCCGGGTGTTGACTATGGCAAATATCCGTTGATGCGTGCCTTTAACCTGGGCGTTAAAATGCAATTCTAA